In Psychrobacter sp. P11G3, a single genomic region encodes these proteins:
- a CDS encoding D-alanyl-D-alanine carboxypeptidase/D-alanyl-D-alanine-endopeptidase has product MRYPSKRRHYSTAATKITTLCRHFRLLNQPNKRLSRLALLAAVIVAPIHAQAVLPAAIQKALARADLTEADISIVITPVGDKTASRLPTPIQVIDSDESDSQSATTIVSEHPTTDASTDISTSDLSHQSALITIEQRTIEKHEQKIHAYTDDPYTYQSVESIPTVIPDEHQRTLDQNTKAQDTAGNNKTSIKISFSPLLDHQSDIPRTPASTMKLVPSFIALDTLGADFVWHTRVYHTGIVIGNRLHGDLIIQGSGDPKMTHERLKQLLYKVQASGIRHINGDIVIDSAVFNNVSKDPAAFDNSPLRPYNASPDGFLVNFSTIGIKTYPQDNGQASVTYKPRLANYQLPAKINTRAASCGQASYSLAPQWQNTQLVLNASLPESCGEHVFYVAYPNAKEFAAHVIAAKWQSLGNTLSGQVISQETPYDMTKTTKRAHGLTAIAMSPLPMVSYPSLNLTEQIHDINHFSNNVMAEQVALSIGAYDKERLTQSIPASTTATSPGSHEASASNEMDNKVAAVKSSGKKADSLYQFGKPTTTDYPAALQTINQWWQTNLSTPPPHLTNGSGLCRECTITAANLSELLTYAYSRPNFDAYFDSLGVAGVSGTIAAHSDRLPESAATGRAWIKTGTLNNVTSMAGYVKGLSGQDYVVVGIINTDQALNPYAARPVLDAMLDWAAQR; this is encoded by the coding sequence ATGCGATACCCTTCTAAACGCCGTCATTACTCTACTGCTGCAACCAAAATCACCACGCTTTGTCGTCATTTTCGACTGCTAAACCAACCTAATAAACGTCTATCTAGGTTAGCGTTATTGGCAGCAGTTATAGTAGCGCCAATACATGCACAAGCCGTGTTACCAGCAGCTATTCAAAAAGCCTTGGCGCGTGCCGACTTGACAGAAGCGGATATCAGTATCGTTATTACCCCTGTAGGTGACAAAACTGCCAGCCGTCTGCCGACTCCTATTCAAGTCATTGATAGTGATGAATCTGACAGCCAATCTGCAACTACTATAGTATCTGAGCACCCAACTACAGACGCCTCTACAGATATAAGTACCAGCGACCTGAGCCACCAGAGCGCGTTAATTACCATAGAGCAGCGCACCATTGAGAAGCACGAGCAAAAAATACATGCTTATACCGATGACCCTTATACTTATCAGAGCGTAGAGAGCATTCCAACAGTTATCCCTGACGAACATCAGCGTACGCTTGATCAGAATACCAAAGCCCAAGATACTGCAGGCAATAATAAAACCTCTATAAAGATTTCATTTTCGCCTTTGCTGGATCACCAGTCTGACATCCCTCGTACGCCTGCCAGCACCATGAAACTCGTGCCTAGCTTTATCGCTTTGGACACTTTAGGGGCGGATTTTGTGTGGCATACACGGGTTTATCACACAGGTATTGTCATCGGCAACCGTCTACATGGTGACTTGATTATTCAAGGTAGTGGCGACCCAAAAATGACCCACGAGCGCTTAAAACAGTTGCTGTATAAAGTGCAAGCATCCGGTATTCGTCATATCAATGGTGACATCGTCATCGACAGCGCTGTTTTTAATAATGTTAGTAAAGACCCTGCCGCCTTCGACAACTCACCGCTACGTCCCTATAACGCTAGCCCTGATGGGTTTTTGGTTAACTTTAGCACCATTGGTATCAAAACTTATCCTCAAGATAACGGCCAAGCAAGCGTGACCTATAAGCCGCGGTTAGCCAATTATCAGCTACCTGCTAAAATCAATACCCGTGCAGCCAGTTGTGGGCAAGCAAGCTATAGCCTAGCACCGCAGTGGCAAAACACGCAGCTTGTGTTAAATGCCAGTCTGCCCGAGAGCTGCGGTGAGCATGTCTTTTACGTGGCATATCCTAATGCCAAAGAGTTTGCTGCACACGTCATCGCTGCCAAATGGCAATCATTAGGGAATACTTTAAGTGGACAGGTCATATCGCAAGAAACACCTTACGATATGACCAAAACGACAAAACGAGCGCACGGGCTTACGGCTATCGCGATGTCTCCTCTACCTATGGTCAGCTATCCGTCGTTGAATTTAACGGAGCAGATTCATGACATTAACCACTTCTCAAACAATGTCATGGCTGAGCAAGTGGCGCTATCTATAGGCGCTTACGATAAAGAAAGGCTGACTCAATCAATACCTGCTAGCACAACTGCGACTAGTCCAGGCAGTCATGAAGCCAGTGCTAGTAATGAGATGGATAATAAAGTAGCGGCTGTTAAATCTAGTGGCAAAAAGGCGGATAGCTTATATCAGTTTGGCAAACCTACTACGACAGACTATCCTGCAGCCTTACAAACCATCAATCAATGGTGGCAAACCAACCTCAGTACGCCACCGCCACATTTGACCAACGGCTCAGGACTTTGCCGCGAGTGTACTATCACCGCCGCCAACCTAAGCGAGCTACTGACTTACGCTTATAGTCGACCAAATTTTGATGCCTATTTCGATTCGTTAGGTGTCGCTGGGGTTAGTGGCACTATTGCCGCTCATAGCGATCGCTTGCCTGAATCTGCAGCCACTGGCCGCGCATGGATAAAAACTGGCACGTTAAATAACGTCACTTCAATGGCAGGTTACGTCAAAGGGCTGTCAGGACAGGATTATGTTGTCGTCGGTATAATCAATACTGATCAAGCATTAAATCCTTATGCAGCAAGGCCTGTATTAGATGCCATGCTCGACTGGGCGGCACAGCGTTGA
- a CDS encoding 3'-5' exonuclease: protein MSWLQQLFCAWQKTQLQRPELASMFTTPSAEQWVAIDCEMTGLNPKKHHLLSVAAIHINGNIIDTGNGMHLVCRPPVMPDRDTIVIHGLRTADVEHGMSYDDMLALLLPFIGNRPIVGFCTQLDMVFLNPLVKRYMGTSLPNEVIDLRHLHSRRISGHTQGLSGQAQHLNRILAHYNIPELGAHDAYNDAVMTAMAFLHVR, encoded by the coding sequence ATGAGCTGGTTACAGCAGTTATTTTGCGCTTGGCAAAAGACGCAATTGCAGCGTCCAGAGTTGGCCTCAATGTTTACGACACCTTCGGCTGAACAGTGGGTAGCGATTGACTGCGAAATGACAGGGCTGAACCCCAAGAAGCATCACCTGCTGTCTGTAGCAGCGATACATATTAATGGCAATATCATCGACACGGGTAATGGCATGCATTTAGTTTGCAGACCTCCTGTCATGCCAGACCGCGACACTATTGTCATTCATGGCTTGCGTACCGCCGATGTTGAACATGGCATGAGTTACGATGACATGTTGGCACTACTACTACCATTCATAGGTAATCGACCAATCGTTGGATTCTGCACACAGCTAGACATGGTTTTTTTAAATCCATTGGTCAAACGCTATATGGGAACGTCTCTACCAAACGAAGTCATAGATTTGCGTCATCTGCACAGTCGGCGTATCAGTGGTCACACACAAGGGCTTTCTGGACAAGCCCAACATCTAAATCGCATATTAGCCCATTACAATATTCCTGAACTGGGCGCGCATGATGCTTATAACGATGCTGTTATGACGGCGATGGCTTTTTTACATGTGCGTTAG
- a CDS encoding DUF294 nucleotidyltransferase-like domain-containing protein: MPHLDFSQPPFDVLSLAERQSIRKNTQIRYLAKNESLPAGELQCLYVVIKGQIEQSLDGEFVASYVGSNHADGLNNNDWFDSRRLPESLPKDNQLEHESTSIQPYQFRANEETLLLQVNGTAIDKISAQNHLVRQMLSDKLPERLKALRQRRHNKTLDPASYTNQQEVQQIMLQPVIDVHLLPVHIVDANDSLYEAARIMTKAGLKHVLVRPLHGLSGSQTAQHETKLLLGILTDTDICRAVSDRKDPAITPCQRYANFNLRTIKASDEIGDALLTMTRYRIHRLPVIDKSGNVVGVLGQSDMLAHIGHHSQLISIQIEQAQDLSSLDTAVELIGRYIRAQHHNGVKIGNISRMVQTLNAQVFTKLWQLIVPDEVMANTCLIVMGSEGRGEQIMRTDQDNALIIRDGYTHPDLAQFTDTFNSHLATLGYPLCDGNIMMSNPMWRQPLKPFTAQINLWFRNSDPMHGIYLSAILDAEYVCGDESLLTQVRQHLELAHQQADPMFVRQFARAALQFGDVNQWWQKFVPLLSGKSASPDIDLKKAGIFPLVHGIRTLALENNVLDVPSTKARLKGLVQVDAMTQERADTLLEALEFFMAQRLSVALSTDDKHARQVDPTTLTALERDLLKECLAVVKSFKNQLRQHYQLEIA; this comes from the coding sequence ATGCCCCATCTTGATTTTAGCCAACCGCCCTTCGACGTATTGAGCTTAGCCGAGCGTCAAAGCATTAGAAAAAACACCCAAATACGCTACCTTGCCAAAAATGAAAGCTTGCCTGCAGGAGAATTGCAATGTCTGTATGTGGTCATCAAAGGGCAAATCGAGCAATCATTAGATGGTGAATTTGTCGCGTCCTATGTAGGTAGCAATCACGCTGATGGTCTGAACAATAATGATTGGTTTGATAGTCGCCGCCTGCCTGAATCACTTCCCAAGGACAATCAGCTAGAGCATGAAAGTACGTCCATACAACCCTATCAATTCCGAGCTAATGAAGAGACCTTACTGCTCCAAGTCAATGGCACCGCTATCGATAAAATCAGTGCACAAAATCATTTGGTACGCCAAATGCTATCAGACAAGCTGCCTGAAAGATTAAAAGCATTGCGCCAACGACGTCATAACAAAACGCTAGATCCTGCCAGCTATACCAACCAACAAGAAGTACAGCAAATTATGCTGCAACCAGTGATAGATGTTCATCTATTACCAGTCCATATCGTCGATGCCAATGATAGCTTGTACGAAGCGGCCCGCATCATGACCAAAGCTGGATTGAAACATGTGCTGGTCCGACCGCTACATGGCTTAAGTGGCTCACAAACAGCGCAACATGAGACAAAATTACTTTTAGGGATTTTGACCGATACTGATATTTGTCGCGCGGTAAGTGACAGAAAAGATCCAGCTATCACCCCTTGCCAGCGCTATGCTAATTTTAATCTACGTACCATCAAAGCCAGTGATGAGATTGGCGATGCGCTGCTGACCATGACTCGCTATCGTATTCATAGACTGCCAGTCATCGATAAGAGTGGCAATGTCGTCGGAGTACTTGGGCAAAGCGATATGCTCGCTCATATTGGTCATCATTCGCAGCTGATTAGTATTCAAATCGAACAGGCACAAGACTTATCGAGCCTAGATACCGCTGTTGAGCTGATCGGGCGCTATATTCGTGCACAGCATCACAATGGTGTCAAAATCGGTAATATCAGTCGTATGGTACAGACGCTAAATGCGCAGGTGTTTACCAAGCTATGGCAGCTAATCGTACCTGATGAAGTGATGGCCAATACCTGCCTTATCGTTATGGGTTCAGAAGGTCGCGGTGAGCAAATCATGCGTACCGATCAGGACAACGCTCTCATCATTCGCGATGGCTATACACACCCTGATTTAGCACAGTTCACTGATACTTTTAATAGCCATTTAGCAACGCTTGGCTACCCACTGTGTGATGGCAATATTATGATGAGCAATCCTATGTGGCGACAACCGCTCAAGCCATTCACTGCACAAATTAACCTATGGTTTAGAAACTCCGACCCGATGCATGGTATTTACTTGTCTGCGATACTAGATGCTGAATACGTCTGCGGCGATGAGTCACTGCTTACTCAAGTACGTCAGCACTTAGAACTTGCTCATCAACAAGCAGATCCTATGTTTGTCAGGCAGTTTGCGCGGGCAGCGCTACAGTTTGGTGATGTTAATCAATGGTGGCAGAAGTTTGTCCCTTTACTAAGTGGTAAATCAGCATCACCTGATATCGACCTAAAAAAAGCCGGTATTTTTCCCTTGGTGCATGGTATCCGTACCTTAGCATTAGAAAATAATGTGCTCGATGTGCCTAGTACTAAGGCGCGTTTAAAGGGCTTGGTGCAGGTTGATGCTATGACCCAAGAGCGCGCCGATACTTTGCTAGAAGCCTTGGAGTTTTTTATGGCGCAGCGCTTATCTGTGGCCCTCTCAACCGACGATAAGCATGCACGGCAAGTGGATCCAACGACTTTGACCGCACTTGAACGTGACCTACTCAAAGAGTGTCTGGCCGTAGTCAAAAGCTTCAAAAACCAATTGCGTCAACACTATCAACTAGAAATCGCGTGA
- the dapC gene encoding succinyldiaminopimelate transaminase: MNHNLKHLHPYPFAKMATLLADSKPANGYSEIKLGIGEPKHEPPAFVLDVLHENLDKISRYPTTNGMFELRQTIAHWLEKRFFLNHVDANTQVLPVMGTREAIFSFVQAVVDHDVADKESNAPASNTSPTVVMPNPFYQIYEGAAILAQATPYFVPCTSANDYKGDYRAVPKDVWTRTQLLFVCSPNNPTGSVMTMDDWEYLVRLSDQYGFIIASDECYSELYFDTAPIGLLQACAALGRRDFKNCIVFHSLSKRSNLPGLRSGFVAGDAKILQAYLQYRTYQGCAMPIPHQLASIAAWQDEKHVAHNRALYQEKFALWMSELGELLELRMPDAGFYFWVKVPEQFGGDDEIFVKALYEQANIHALAGRYLSREVDGHNPGQGYVRIALVASVDESREAISRIRKLLGA, translated from the coding sequence ATGAATCACAACTTAAAGCATCTCCATCCTTATCCATTCGCAAAGATGGCAACATTGCTTGCTGATAGCAAGCCTGCCAACGGTTACAGTGAAATAAAGCTCGGTATTGGTGAGCCAAAACATGAGCCCCCTGCATTTGTGCTGGACGTCCTACACGAAAACTTGGACAAAATAAGTCGTTATCCAACCACAAACGGTATGTTTGAGCTACGTCAAACCATCGCCCACTGGTTAGAGAAGCGGTTTTTTCTAAATCATGTCGATGCCAATACTCAAGTATTACCCGTGATGGGCACACGAGAAGCGATTTTTAGTTTTGTACAAGCGGTCGTTGATCATGATGTAGCTGACAAAGAGAGCAATGCTCCAGCGTCTAACACATCGCCTACGGTTGTCATGCCCAACCCGTTTTATCAGATATATGAAGGTGCGGCGATACTGGCACAGGCAACGCCTTACTTTGTCCCTTGTACATCAGCTAATGACTACAAAGGTGACTATCGCGCGGTACCAAAAGACGTTTGGACTCGTACGCAGCTATTGTTTGTCTGTAGTCCAAACAATCCAACAGGCTCAGTCATGACAATGGATGATTGGGAATACCTCGTTCGTCTGTCAGATCAGTACGGTTTTATTATTGCTAGTGACGAGTGTTATAGCGAACTGTATTTTGATACAGCACCGATTGGATTGCTCCAAGCTTGTGCTGCTCTCGGTCGCCGTGATTTCAAAAACTGTATCGTGTTCCACTCTTTATCTAAACGTTCAAACTTACCGGGTTTACGCTCTGGATTTGTGGCTGGTGATGCCAAAATTTTGCAGGCTTATTTGCAATATCGTACTTACCAAGGTTGTGCGATGCCGATACCTCATCAGCTGGCCTCTATCGCTGCATGGCAAGACGAAAAACACGTCGCTCATAATCGAGCGCTATACCAAGAGAAATTTGCCCTATGGATGTCTGAGCTTGGGGAATTGCTAGAGTTACGCATGCCTGATGCTGGATTTTACTTCTGGGTCAAAGTACCTGAACAGTTCGGCGGTGATGATGAAATCTTTGTCAAAGCGTTGTATGAGCAAGCTAATATTCATGCATTGGCAGGGCGCTATTTGTCACGTGAAGTTGATGGTCATAATCCTGGACAAGGTTATGTGCGTATCGCTCTGGTCGCGAGTGTCGATGAGAGCCGAGAAGCAATCAGTCGTATCCGCAAACTATTAGGTGCTTAA
- the glnD gene encoding [protein-PII] uridylyltransferase → MFNCDIASVDLTPLPILPSEVATDSPPLSAKNVTDKNLLGIPEWLAQINDDISRSLERGTNIRQLVAARACAIDSLLIALFKWFELDKTELAFFATGGYGRGELSLYSDIDILLLAPGEIGTDASSKIDKLVALLWDIGLEPALSVRSVNDALEAALDHTIASSQLEARLLIGNETLQDMPAQIVNKQWSPRAFFDVKMEESKARYLQHNATEYNLEPNIKTAPGGLRDIHIIGWVTKRYFRVSKLYDLVQQNFLTEKEFDELSFAEGYLWQIRHYLHVLTGRNENKLLFDYQREIAQLMGYETQPDDQPNAAVERFMRDYYRCAMQISTLSEMLTNHYYETIIEPQLPDDERPKKQPINARFNRIGNQIAIAHHRVFAQHPESILEMFLLMGQHGIDKVRTHTLRALKIAARGIDQIYRDNPTHKALFLSNLKEQNYLFHRLRTMNRYGVLGNYIPAFAQVTGLMQYDLFHRYTVDAHTLFLIRILHRFTDPAFQEEFPLVSSIFQRIERKEILVLAAMFHDIAKGRGGDHSELGQTESIEFCLSHGMSLADANLVGWLTRYHLLMSITAQKKDISDPEVVTIFSDLIGNVTHLNHLYVLTVADMNATNPQLWNSWRATLMKQLYSQTRRILRADIDAPTNRQDMISATRKQALTMLDNVNNQHMNRDEVLRLWDDLGDEYFLREIAEDILWHTEAILNHPPIGLASNADSPPLVVLREHRELALDAVQVFVYTQDQMNLFAVTMAVFDQMNLDVLDARIITATRDFALDSYVLLDPSGTLLVDEESQQELKQRLIDSFQDPTVLKLTNKRMPRQLKHFEVKTVINFEFNEASDQHILSLETLDQPGLLARVGQVFLQEQIEVHAARITTLGERAEDMFYISDQNDKPLSPDRLEALKAALLASLTVQKEHNSVIYF, encoded by the coding sequence ATGTTTAATTGTGATATCGCCTCTGTTGATTTGACGCCTTTACCAATACTACCAAGTGAGGTGGCGACAGACTCACCCCCACTGTCAGCCAAAAATGTGACAGACAAGAACCTACTTGGCATTCCTGAATGGTTGGCCCAGATCAACGACGATATCAGCCGCTCACTAGAACGCGGCACCAATATTCGCCAACTGGTTGCAGCACGCGCTTGCGCTATCGACAGCCTATTGATTGCATTATTCAAATGGTTTGAGTTAGATAAGACTGAGTTGGCATTTTTTGCGACTGGTGGCTACGGGCGCGGTGAACTATCGCTCTACTCAGACATCGATATTTTGCTCCTGGCTCCTGGTGAAATAGGTACTGATGCCAGTAGTAAAATCGATAAACTGGTCGCTCTACTATGGGATATAGGACTAGAGCCTGCGCTCTCTGTACGTAGTGTCAATGATGCGCTAGAGGCCGCGCTTGATCATACGATTGCCAGTTCTCAGCTAGAGGCTCGACTCCTAATCGGTAATGAAACATTGCAAGACATGCCTGCTCAAATCGTCAATAAACAGTGGTCTCCACGCGCATTTTTTGATGTAAAAATGGAAGAATCCAAAGCGCGTTATTTGCAGCACAATGCCACCGAGTACAATCTTGAACCCAATATCAAAACAGCGCCGGGCGGGCTACGTGATATCCATATCATCGGCTGGGTCACCAAGCGTTATTTTCGCGTGAGCAAGCTATATGATTTAGTGCAACAGAATTTTTTGACCGAAAAAGAATTTGATGAGTTGAGCTTTGCCGAAGGATATTTATGGCAAATTCGACATTACTTGCATGTACTGACGGGCCGTAATGAAAACAAGCTGTTGTTTGATTATCAGCGTGAGATTGCCCAGCTAATGGGCTACGAGACCCAACCTGATGACCAGCCTAATGCTGCGGTCGAACGGTTTATGCGCGACTATTATCGCTGTGCAATGCAGATATCAACGCTGTCTGAGATGCTGACCAATCATTATTATGAAACGATCATAGAGCCGCAGCTGCCTGACGATGAACGTCCAAAAAAACAACCTATAAATGCGCGATTCAACCGTATTGGCAACCAGATTGCCATCGCACATCATCGAGTTTTTGCACAGCACCCAGAGTCTATCTTAGAGATGTTTTTATTGATGGGTCAGCATGGCATCGATAAAGTTCGTACCCATACCCTGCGCGCACTCAAAATTGCCGCACGCGGCATCGATCAGATATATAGAGACAACCCTACTCACAAAGCGCTGTTTTTATCGAATCTAAAAGAACAGAACTACCTATTTCATCGTCTACGCACCATGAATCGCTATGGAGTATTGGGTAACTATATTCCTGCTTTTGCGCAAGTTACTGGCCTCATGCAATATGACTTGTTTCATCGATATACTGTAGATGCGCATACCTTGTTTTTGATTAGAATTTTGCACCGATTTACAGATCCGGCCTTTCAAGAAGAGTTTCCGTTGGTCAGCTCTATCTTTCAACGTATCGAACGTAAAGAGATTTTGGTGCTGGCAGCAATGTTCCATGATATCGCTAAGGGCCGTGGCGGCGATCACAGTGAGCTTGGTCAAACAGAATCGATTGAGTTTTGCTTATCGCATGGTATGAGCTTGGCGGATGCGAACTTAGTTGGTTGGCTCACGCGCTATCACCTTCTCATGTCGATTACTGCACAGAAAAAAGATATCTCAGACCCTGAAGTAGTGACTATTTTCTCTGATCTCATCGGTAACGTGACTCATCTAAACCATCTGTATGTACTGACGGTGGCTGATATGAATGCGACCAACCCACAGCTATGGAACAGCTGGCGGGCGACTCTCATGAAACAGCTATACTCACAAACTCGGCGCATCTTGCGCGCTGATATCGATGCGCCTACCAATCGTCAAGATATGATTAGTGCCACACGCAAGCAAGCGTTAACGATGCTAGATAATGTCAATAACCAGCACATGAACCGCGATGAAGTATTGCGTCTATGGGATGACTTGGGCGATGAGTATTTCTTGCGAGAGATTGCAGAAGATATCTTATGGCATACTGAAGCTATCTTGAATCACCCACCGATTGGACTGGCTTCTAATGCTGACAGTCCACCATTGGTCGTTTTGCGTGAGCATCGCGAATTGGCACTTGATGCAGTACAGGTATTTGTTTATACCCAAGATCAAATGAACCTATTTGCCGTTACCATGGCAGTATTTGATCAGATGAATCTTGATGTTTTAGATGCACGTATTATCACAGCGACCCGTGACTTTGCTTTGGATTCTTATGTATTGCTAGATCCTAGTGGCACATTGCTGGTCGATGAGGAGAGCCAACAAGAGCTAAAACAACGCTTAATTGACTCGTTTCAAGACCCTACCGTACTTAAACTGACGAACAAGCGTATGCCGCGTCAGTTAAAACACTTTGAAGTAAAAACGGTGATTAACTTTGAATTCAATGAAGCATCAGATCAGCACATCTTGAGCTTAGAAACGCTTGATCAGCCAGGGCTATTGGCGCGAGTTGGCCAAGTATTTCTGCAAGAGCAAATCGAAGTACATGCTGCGCGTATTACCACTCTAGGTGAGCGTGCAGAGGATATGTTTTATATCAGTGATCAAAATGATAAGCCACTATCACCTGATAGACTTGAAGCATTAAAGGCAGCGTTGTTAGCCAGTCTTACCGTTCAGAAAGAGCATAATAGCGTAATATATTTTTGA
- the map gene encoding type I methionyl aminopeptidase yields the protein MTKKSLIQSPEAIEKMRVAGKLASDVLVMLDEHVKVGVSTEALNQIAHDYIVNVQQAIPAPLNYNGFPKSICTSVNHVVCHGIPTENKLLKDGDIINIDVTVIKDGYYGDTSKMWIVGNGSIMAQRICKVAQDALYAGMSVVKNGARLGDVGAAIQAVVEPERFSIVREFCGHGISDEFHHEPQVMHYGKKGTGFELKTGMTFTIEPMINQGTWQTKILPDEWTAITKDRKLSAQWEHTMVVTDNGCEVFTTRPEEDLSFLTQ from the coding sequence ATGACTAAAAAATCCCTTATCCAGTCTCCAGAAGCCATAGAAAAAATGCGTGTGGCCGGTAAACTCGCTAGTGATGTCCTTGTCATGCTCGACGAGCATGTCAAAGTGGGCGTCAGTACCGAAGCACTTAATCAGATTGCCCATGACTATATTGTTAATGTGCAGCAGGCTATCCCTGCCCCACTTAATTATAATGGTTTTCCAAAATCTATCTGTACCTCAGTCAACCATGTTGTCTGTCACGGTATCCCAACTGAAAACAAGCTGCTGAAAGATGGTGATATTATCAACATCGACGTGACTGTTATCAAAGACGGTTACTATGGCGATACCTCAAAAATGTGGATCGTCGGCAACGGCTCTATCATGGCACAGCGTATTTGCAAAGTGGCACAAGACGCCCTTTACGCAGGTATGAGCGTGGTTAAAAACGGTGCACGCCTAGGTGATGTCGGCGCTGCTATTCAGGCCGTTGTCGAGCCCGAGCGCTTTAGTATCGTTCGCGAGTTCTGTGGTCATGGTATCAGTGATGAATTCCACCATGAGCCACAAGTCATGCACTATGGCAAAAAGGGCACTGGTTTTGAGCTAAAAACAGGTATGACGTTTACCATCGAGCCTATGATTAACCAAGGCACGTGGCAGACTAAGATTTTGCCAGATGAGTGGACGGCGATTACTAAAGACCGCAAATTGTCTGCTCAATGGGAGCACACCATGGTCGTAACAGACAATGGCTGTGAGGTATTTACTACTCGCCCCGAAGAAGATTTAAGTTTTTTGACGCAGTAG
- a CDS encoding esterase/lipase family protein — protein MTLSLYIRAALTPKTLLPILGSISAGVLLMTMQTTSAQAAGQYYNCANANGCKLVDSKYFTSSYTKTQYPVVLAHGLGGFTTLFGVIDYFNGIPEDLMKGGSEVYTTKTSAVNNSEVRGEQLLQQVKTIAAISGESKVNLFGHSQGGIDIRYVAGVAPKYVASVTAVSSPEQGSKTADFVKDVLEPNNTSGQPSNVTTQLVSGVFNLIGGFTDIGSGISFNQIQQQDGWQALVALSTDGAAKFNAKFPAAMPKNYCGQPTSTAVNGIKYYSFSGVGQITSALDPSDYLLAATGVPFAGESNDGLVSACSSRLGYVIRDNYRMNHLDSADQVLGLTAWGESEPKSIYRTQVNRLKNANL, from the coding sequence ATGACGCTTTCTTTGTACATTCGTGCAGCTCTCACACCGAAAACATTGTTACCAATACTGGGTTCAATCAGTGCTGGTGTGCTTCTAATGACCATGCAAACCACTTCTGCTCAAGCTGCAGGACAATACTATAATTGTGCCAATGCTAACGGTTGCAAGTTGGTGGACAGTAAATATTTCACTTCTAGTTACACTAAAACTCAATATCCGGTCGTCTTAGCACACGGGCTTGGCGGCTTCACAACGCTATTTGGAGTCATTGACTATTTTAATGGGATTCCAGAAGACTTGATGAAAGGTGGCTCAGAGGTATATACCACCAAAACGTCAGCGGTCAATAACAGCGAAGTTCGAGGTGAGCAACTGCTACAACAGGTCAAGACCATTGCCGCGATTTCAGGTGAATCTAAAGTCAATTTGTTTGGACACAGTCAGGGCGGTATAGATATCCGTTATGTCGCTGGCGTCGCGCCAAAGTACGTGGCTTCAGTAACCGCGGTATCAAGTCCAGAGCAAGGATCAAAAACCGCTGATTTTGTTAAAGATGTCCTTGAGCCAAATAATACTTCTGGACAGCCATCTAATGTCACCACCCAGCTAGTATCAGGCGTGTTTAATCTGATTGGTGGCTTCACAGATATTGGGTCAGGTATCAGTTTCAATCAAATTCAACAACAAGATGGCTGGCAAGCGCTCGTGGCTCTATCGACCGATGGTGCTGCTAAGTTCAATGCCAAATTTCCTGCAGCAATGCCCAAAAACTATTGTGGTCAACCGACTAGTACTGCGGTCAATGGCATCAAGTATTATTCATTTAGCGGCGTTGGGCAAATAACGAGCGCACTTGACCCTAGCGATTACCTATTGGCCGCAACGGGCGTACCGTTTGCAGGTGAGTCTAATGATGGATTGGTATCTGCTTGCTCAAGTCGTCTTGGCTATGTGATTCGTGATAATTATAGAATGAACCATTTGGATTCCGCCGATCAAGTCTTGGGTCTGACGGCATGGGGAGAGTCTGAGCCAAAATCTATCTATCGTACCCAGGTAAACCGTCTGAAAAACGCCAACCTATAA